The Psychrobacter sp. 28M-43 genome segment GGTTACAACGAGAGTAATCCGCTCTCCTTTGAGCTGCTTTACAACACCAATGACAATCATAAAAAGGTCGCAGTTGCCGCCACTTCGTTATGGAAACAAGCGCTCGGTTTCGTCGATGTAACCTTGACCAATAAAGAATGGAAAACCTATCTTGATACACGCCGAAACGGTAACTATCAAATCGCTCGTGCTGGTTGGTGTGCCGACTACAACGAACCTTCAGCATTTTTGAATATTGCCAAATCTGACAATAGCGGTAACTACGGTAAGTACGCCAATGCCAATTTTGATAGCTTAATGGCTCAAACGTTAAAAGCGGGCGTCACGCCTGAGCAACGTGCAAGCTTGTATCAAAAAGCGGAAGCACAGTTAGATCAGGATATGGGGTTACTTAATATCTATCACTATGTCAGCCCTCGTTTGGTAAAACCTTACGTCATCGGCTTTTCAACGAAAGATCCTCTAGACAACTGGCAAGGTAAAGATATCTCTATCGCCAAGCACTGATCATCAAAGAATGACATCCAATAGTCTTATCAGCAGGCGCTATGAAAAGGAGTAATTCCGATTGATAGCGTCCGTCTGCTATGGACCAGAGAAAGTCTGAAAGTGGCGTAAATACTCAAAACGAGCATTTTGAAATCAAGCGTTGTTGTACAGGTAACCTTATAAAGAGGCATTATGCTAAAGCTTATTTTTCGGCGGATTTTAGAAGCCATTCCGACCATGTTTGTTTTGATAACCGTGTCTTTTTTTATGATGCGTTTGGCACCGGGCAGTCCTTTTACTAGTGAGCGTAGTTTGTCGCCAGCAGTATTGGCCAATATCGAAGCCAAATACAATCTCAATGATCCTATGTGGCTGCAATATGTTAATTATCTAAAGCAGCTGGCTCTAGGCGATTTCGGACCATCCTTTAAGTATAAAGACTATACAGTCAATGAATTGTTATCGCAGTCGTTTCCGGTATCAATGGAACTTGGCTTGTATGCTTTTATATTAGCACTGGTGTTGGGGCTTATTCTTGGGGTGATAGCTGCGCTCAAGCAAAACTCTTGGATGGATTATATTCTGATGGCGTTTGCCATGACGGGTGTCGTGATTCCAAGCTTTGTAAAAGCCCCCTTATTGGTATTGGTGTTTGCGATTCTTTTACAGTGGCTGCCAGCTGGTGGCTGGAATGATGGAGCAGTGCGAAACCTGATACTGCCCGTTACAGCTTTAGCATTGGCTTACGTCGCTAGTATTGCACGTATCATGCGTGGCTCGATGATTGAGGTGATGAATAGTCAGTATATCCGTACGGCAAAGTCTAAAGGGTTGCCAATGCGTCGAATCGTGATGAAACATGCGCTCAGACCAGCATTACTACCTGTGATTTCTTATCTTGGTCCTGCATTCGTCGGCATTATCACTGGCTCTATCGTGATCGAGACTATTTTTGGTTTACCAGGTATCGGGCAGTTATTTGTGAATGGTGCGCTGAATCGCGATTATGGTGTTGTGCTTAGTTTGACCATTTTGGTTGGTGTATTGACGATTGCCTTTAACGCCATCGTCGATATTTTATACGCCATTATTGATCCAAAAATCCAGTATTGATATTGGTATTAATGGCCACTTAAAGCACACCGTATAAATGCTAATTATCACTTAAAAATACATATCAGATTCTCAATTAAATGAGTAAAAGGACGACTATGAGCCTGACCGTAGACCAGCCAACCGAGCTTATGGAACTGCCTATTAAAGTGATAAAAGGCCGTAGCCTTTGGCAAGATGCATGGCGCCGCTTTTATCAAAACAAAGCGGCAGTGACGAGCTTTTTTATCCTATTACTCGTCGGTATGTTTGTCATCTTTGTGCCCATGCTAGCACCTTTTGGTTATGCAGAGACTGATTGGAACTTTATGCAATCTGCACCGTCGATTGAAAACAAGCACTATTTCGGTACGGACTCACTCGGTCGTGATTTACTCGTGCGTACAGCAGTCGGCGGGCGAATATCACTATTGGTAGGTATCGCTGGTGCAACGGTGGCGGTATTGGTTGGTACGGTGTATGGCGCAACGTCAGGCTATCTAGGCGGCAAAGTAGATATGATTATGATGCGCTTTTTGGAGATTCTAAGCGCCTTTCCATTTATGTTCTTTGTGATTTTGCTAGTGACGATATTTGGTCGTAACCTTATTTTAATTTTCGTCGCTATCGGCTTAGTCTCTTGGCTGGATGTCGCTCGTATCGTCCGTGGTCAGACGCTGAGCCTGAAGAGTAAAGAGTTTATAGAAGCGGCGCACGTTGGTGGGGTGTCAGGGTTTAACATTATCCTGCGTCATATCGTGCCCAACGTGCTTGGCGTGGTGGTGGTTTATGCCTCATTACTAGTACCGACGATGATTTTATTTGAGTCATTTTTGAGCTTTTTAGGGCTTGGTGTACAAGAGCCAATGACCAGCTGGGGTGCGCTACTACAGGAAGGCTCGCAAACGATGCAAGTCGCTCCTTGGCAGATTTTGATTCCCTCGGCTTTCTTAGTCATTACTTTATTTTGCTTTAACTTTATTGGCGATGGTCTGCGTGATGCGTTTGACCCCAAAGACCGCTAGACTCAAGCTCGCTAGGAGAACAACATCATGTCAATGCAAGATAGCAATAGCGCACCTGAGAAAATAGACTCTACTGTTCGTAAAGTGGGCGCTGACTCAGTGCTCAATACCCAAGCCCATCAGGCTAAACAAGTCAGTCAAGAAAGCAGCTTATTAGCGGTTAAAGATTTATCTGTGCAATTTAAAACCGAAGATGGACTTGTAACCGCAGTGAATGGTTTGAACTTTAATCTGCATGATGGTGAGACGTTGGGTATCGTTGGTGAGTCAGGCTCTGGCAAGTCACAGACGGCGTTCGCTATCATGGGTTTGCTGGCAAAGAACGGCCGAACCAAAGGCTCAGTAAAATTTGAAGGCAATGAGCTATTAGGTTTATCGCAAAAAGCATTGAATAAGATTCGTGCTGAGCAAATCGCTATGATCTTTCAAGATCCGATGACCTCACTCAATCCTTATATGAAAATAGGCGATCAGCTTGCTGAGGTGTTGATTCTGCATAAGGGTATGAGCAAAAAAGATGCGTGGGCGGAGTCGATATGTATGTTAGATGCGGTCAAAATTCCTGAGGCAAAAAAACGGATTGGTATGTATCCGCATGAGTTTTCAGGAGGTATGCGCCAACGGGTAATGATTGCGATGGCGCTGCTCTGTCGCCCTAAATTACTGATTGCCGATGAGCCAACGACAGCACTTGATGTGACCGTCCAAGCACAGATTATGGTGCTGTTAAATGAGCTAAAGCGTGACTTTGGTACCACTATTATTATGATTACTCACGACTTGGGTGTGGTGGCTGGTATCTGTGATCGAGTACTTGTGATGTACGCTGGTCGCACCATGGCATATGGCGAGACGGAAGAGATTTTTTATACACCGACGCATCCTTATACTATCGGGCTATTAAAAGCTATTCCGCGTCTTGATGATGATAAAGGTAAGCTTGAAACCATTCCTGGCAGTCCGCCCAATCTACTGAATCTACCGACTGGCTGTCCTTTTCATGAACGTTGTACGCATGCCATGGATATCTGCCGTGATGTACCACCGCCGCTTGAGTTTTTACCAAATGAGCGTCAACGTGCTTGCTATTGGCATCCTGAGATGCAGATTGATGATGCAGGAGACGTTACCAAGGGTATGGCAACAGATACTGACCCTAAGACTAATATCAATAACCTATCGACATTGGAGGGCTAGGACATGACATTATCTAATATAGGCATAGTCAAAGAAAGCCAAGCTCCACTACTACAAGTGCAGGATGTGCATACGACGTTTAATATCAAACAAAAAGGGACGTACTTTTGGCACAAGCCTGACACCTTAAAGGCTGTCAATGGTGTCTCGTTTGAGCTATTCGCTGGCGAGACTTTGGGTGTGGTAGGTGAGTCGGGCTGCGGTAAATCGACGCTGGCAAGAACGATTATCGGCTTAGTGAGAGCCAATGCTGGCAGCATAAAGTTTGGTGATGAAGAGATAGTAGGCGCCTCTAAGAAAACCATGAGAATAAAGCGCAAAGATATTCAAATGATATTCCAAGATCCGCTAGCGTCGCTTAACCCACGCATGACGGTAGGCGATATCATCGCAGAACCACTGCGTACCTACTATCCAGAAATGAAAAAATCTGACGTACAAGATGAAGTACGTACAATGATGAAAAAGGTTGGGCTACTATCTAATCAGATTAACCGCTATCCGCATGAGTTTTCTGGTGGTCAGTGTCAGCGTATTGGAATTGCTCGCGCTCTAATACTAAAGCCTAAAATCATCATCTGTGATGAGCCGGTATCGGCTCTTGATGTCTCGATTCAAGCGCAAGTCATTAACTTGTTGCAAGACATACAGCAAGAGATGGGGTTGGCGCTTATCTTTATCGCCCATGATCTATCAGTGATTAAACATATCGCGGATAGAGTGCTTGTTATGTATTTAGGACATGCCGTCGAGCTAGGTATAAACGAAGCTGTATATGGAAATCCGACGCATCCCTATACACAAGCACTGATGTCAGCGGTGCCATTACCTGATCCTATTGCCGAACGTAATAAGGTCATTCAGTTATTAGAAGGCGACTTACCAAGTCCAATCAATCCACCGTCAGGCTGCGTATTCCGTACTCGCTGTCCAATAGCGGATAGCGAGTGTGCCCAAATCAAACCTGTGTTAGAAGGTACTTTGGACCATAGAGTGGCTTGTTTAAAGAATAAGGTTGAGCTTTAATTAACCTACATCCATGATGCTATCGGTATAAAGAACACTAGTATAGATAATTCATCAGCGTAGTCAGTGATGTCCACTATGTAGTAATTTTAGCTGCGGTAGGGCATATTTCAATAAAACTCTATTCTACTCAGTACGTGCTCTTGTACTAGATAGGCGCAGATGTACGCACTTGGCCACGCAAACATAAAGGCCAGTCCCCACGAATGCATCAACTCCATAAAAAATCCGTCGATAAAGCCTTGTTTGACTACCAACAGGGCTGTTGAGATAATCAGTGACATCATCATCGCCATCAGACCTGTAAAGATAAGGCGGTAATATTTGCGGCGCGTACGTATTCTGATAGTGGGGAAGTTGGCCATAGTATTCGGTTGTCCTACATAGTGTTAGCTACGCCCAGCCTATGATGCGGGCATACATTGTAAATATAATAGTCAGATAATGAGCAGTCACGATAGATAGGGTGTGTACTACCAGTGTTCATCATACTCTGTGATACCGAACGGGTAAAATCGTTATTATCAATGGTAGGGTTCACGTTATATTATTAATAAGTACTCTGCCAATCTAAACGAAAAAAGAAACACCAGAATATCTGATGTTTCTTTACTATCTCGTAGGATTATACAAATGAACCATTTATGAATATCTTAATTCAACTGCAAAGATCCCTTTGCATTCATCAATAGCTCAACCACATCATCACCACTAATTACTTCAAAGCGCTTGTCGATATCTGACTCTTCTACACCGTTGTGTTTCATACAAGCGCCGCAGACCAATACTTGGCCACCTTTTTCGATAAAGGCTTCTAGTAACTCACCAGCTGGCTCAAACGGATCGCCGATATCTACATTGTCTAGCGCGTTTGGTTTTGCCAGATGCACCGCATCCACCATTAATATCACAGTAGCAGAATGGCCTTTTTTCAGTGCCACGCCTGCCATGGTAAACGCTAAAGTAATTTTGCTTGGGTTTGATTCACTATTATCAAATAACGTGCCGACATAATCTGTTGTATTAGCCATATTATTCTCCTTATAAGACTATATTTGTTTTGTCTGAGTATGTACTCACTCCTATCCTAACATTTATTATATGTATTTATATAATGAGTTGTTATGAAATAGTAGCTATAAGGTTGCTTGCTTGTACTATCTGTTAAATAAGTTAAAAGTAATGGATTTCTAGCTTACAAAGTTAAGTTAGTCAGCTGTATCGATAGGCGGCCACGGACGATCAGCATCACTTTTGATCCATTCAGCCACATAACCCGTTGGCGGTAGATCCCAGTCAGATTGGCCAAGTGCAGCTAGTACTTGTGCCGTGTAGATCACTCTACCACCCTTGGTAACACCGGTACGCAGTAGACCAGATGAGCAGGGCTGTCCTTTGACCCACATAGATTGCTCAATATACAGCCAGCGCGCGTCGATACCGACGATTTTGGTTTTGAGCGTGACTTTTTGAAAGGCACGAATACGCTTACGGTATTGAATAGTGCTGCCAGCGATGACCAAGCCCCAGCGTTTTTTTAACAACTGCTTGCCAAGCCCAGTCCGTACCGCAAAGTCCATACGACCCAAATCATAAAGCGTAAATACGCGGCCGTTATTCATCTCCAAAAAATTATCTATATCGGATAAGCGGCAGCGAAACTGAATCTCACTGGTGTCCTTAAACGTCAGTGTGTCGCCCTTTTTTGCTTTTAGAGCAGCATGAGCGATGGTACTAGCATAACGGATAAATGGGTACATAAAACACTCTCAAAAGGTTATAAACGTTGGCGTTATTATTTTGTCATTGATGACAGTGATTATTTATTGTCAGAGACCACATCTTGAGAAGGTTCGCTAGTAGAAGCCACACCAATCCAATTAAAATAAGCGCTGACAGTTTCAGGTATCCAGTTGATATCGAATTTTGAAGTCTTGGACTTTTTATCATCGGTGACAGACGATTTGTTTTTGGCCTGACCATTGTCTGAGCGATAACGCAGATAGCCAATATGTCCGCCGTGGTCAGTATCTAAGATAGTGACACTCTCAGAGACATCATTTGGCGTAGCCGTGAAGCCGATGAAAGGATCATCTTTTGCACTGATTAATAGCAGGGGATGAGTGACATTGCGCAAATACGGCATGGCGGATGCAGTATGGTAATAGTCGTTTTTGGAGCGATATCCGTGACGCGGCGCAGTAAAGATATCATCGAAATCACTGATACGATTGGCAGCTTTGATAGAGTTGATTTCATCCTGCGTGAGATCGTTTGCCAATGCTTTTTTGATAATTGGGTTAAGCAGATAAGGCGTATAGATACGATGACTCAAGAAGCTGTGCATAGTAATGGCAGCTGAAGACATATCGACTGGCGCGGAGATGACAACAGCACCTTTACATAGGACTTTGTCCTCATATTCGCCCATGTATTTGGCCAGTGCATTGCCACCTAATGAGACACCAACCGCATAGATATTGGCATACTGCTCACGCAAGTTTTGTAGCGCATGATGTACCTCGTCCGTATCGCCGGCATTATAAAAAACTGTGCCACTAGCAGGAATACCACCGCAACTACGGAAATGTGCCACCACAAAGTGCCAGCCTTGCGCGTGCATTTGGTACGCTAGTGCGCGCGCATAATGACTGTCACTACTGCCTTCCATGCCGTGGAATAGCACAATCAATGGGGTTTGCTCAAGCTCGCCATCTTTTGATGCTTCTATAGGGTGCGCATCATAAAAGTCATAGGCAATATCACTCTCGTCCAATGAGTCTTTTTCGACCACGCGGCGGTAGGTGGGTGCCTTTGGCGCAAAAAACTTAGGCAAGATGCTTTGCAAGTGTGGATTGGTTAGCCAAAAGGGCGGCTTAAAAGGGGCTGGAGAAAAAGGTTTGGTTGAAGTTGACATATATTGGTCTTATTTAATGATCGTGGAAAAACAAATAGAGTAGTGTGATAAAGGTTTTTTTATCATAACGCCAGTACCCGTGAAAACCAATAATTTTCAGTGAACGCATGATTACTGAAAACAGCTACTGAAAACAGCTACTGAAAAATCTAACAAATAAGCATATTGAAAAGAGAGCTGTCCAAAATTTGCGACGAGAGTAGTTAAACAGAAAATTTTATTATTCTGGCTTATCCAATACTCGACCATCCATCGCAAGTCGCGCTTTTAAATTTTCGACATCTGCTTCAGCAAGTGTGGCGGTTAAGGTTACTTGCTTGCTATAGGCGACATCGTCGATATGACCGCCAAGGCTCTCTAACATATAGCGGCATTGCGCTTCAGTCGCAAACTCTGCCAGTATTTGAATCTGGGTCATCGGTACATAAGGGTTTAGTATCATTTCATCGACGGCCGCTTGGGCAGAGCCTGCATAAGCACGGGTCAGACCGCCAGCACCCAATTTGATACCACCGAAATAACGCACCACGATGACAATTACGTTGCCGATCGACTTATGCTGCAGCACATTTAATATCGGCCTTCCTGCCGTACCGCTGGGCTCGCCATCATCATCGAAACCAGCGCTAGTGGTATTATCTGGATCACCGATAATGTATGCCCAACAGAAATGCCGTGCATCGGCATATTGCTCGCGCAGTTGTTCCACGTGAAACATTGCTTGCTCGCGAGAGGTCACCGGATAGGCGTAAGCGATAAACTCAGATTTTTTAATTTCGAGTCGCGTGGTAACGGCACGTTTTAACGTTTGATAGCTCATATTTCATCAGGCTTAGGTTGGATATGTTAAACTGGTCTGACTTTCACTGGCTTTTGTATTGGGCACAGTGTTCATTTAATTTTTCATTATAGTACCATTTCTAACCATCGAAGATAACGAGCCGCTCACGGCTGAGTGCTGGCGTCGTTAGTTTCTGATTTAGGGCTGGTATAATAAAACCGATGGTAGTAAATAGTATGCGTTTAGATAAATTCATTAGTAAAGCCACCGAGCTGTCGCGCAAAGAGTCAAAAAAAATCATGCACGCCGGCGAAATCACCGTAAACGATCAAGTGGTTAAAGATCCTGGCCTACATGTCGATGTCGTCAATGATGATGTGATGTGGGCAGGCGAGCCGTTGTCGGTTGCTGCGGGCAATCGCTATATCTTGTTGTACAAGCCTGAAGGTTTTGAGTGCACGCTAAAAGTTAAAGAGTATCCAATTGTCACCGAACTGATTGCTGTACCAGAATTGGGTAGCCTGCGTATCGCTGGACGTCTCGATGTCGATACCACTGGCGCATTGCTCATGAGTGATGATGGCGGCTGGCTACATCGTGTCACCAGTCCTAAGCACGAGCATGCAAAGGTGTACGAGCTGACATTGGCAGATGCAATGGATAGTGATGCACAAGAGAAAGCCGTGAAGAAAGTGGCTGAAGGCATCTTGCTTGAAGGTGACTATGAGCCAACCAAGCCTGCTATTCTTGAGTTCATTGATGAAAAACATGCGCGTCTGACATTAGAGCAGGGCAAATACCATCAGGTCAAACGTATGATGGGCTACTTCGGTAATCGAGTCACGGAGCTGCACCGCGCCAGTATCGGTCACATCAATCTAGAAGGCCTAGAAAAAGGCGATAGCCGTTTCTTAACGCCAGAAGAAGTTGCCAAGTTTTAAGAAATAAGCACTAAAACTATTAAGCTTTGGCCTTAGTATTTGTCTTGAAACTATCGTTTTGAACCCATTAGCAGCCGCTACCCAGTGTGCTGCTTTTTGCGGTCTGCTATATTGTATTTATGTCTACTACCTACCTGTGTTGCCTATCTCTTAAAGCTAAGTAGCAGTTTTGCGACTTTAGCCATTTTGTGCTTTGCAAAACTATCCCATATGCTACAGTCTTTTTAATCTATATTTTTATGACAGACAACCCTTAAACCAACTCTAAAAATCTGACTAATCAGAAGATGTATTGCTACCTTTCAGTTAGTTGTAGATTTGGAATTGGTCTTAATATTGAAAACTGCCATTATTAAAAACCAGATAGGAATCTCTCTGTGACATTACCTGTGTTAAAGTCCGCTAGCCTAATCAGCGTCATACTATTAGCAACAACTGCGTGCGCTCAGCCAAGTTCAGCGGATGCTAATAGCAATAACGTAACGCAAAACACTCAAAATTCGCAAGCAGATCAAGCAGTGAGTGCGACTGTCGATAAACGATTGCGCCAAGTACTGACCCAAGCAGGTATCAAAACACAGATTACTTCTATTGTGCCGTCCAAACTGCCCAATATGTATCAAGTGAATCTGGCTGGGCAGTTGCCTTTGCATATCACTGAAGATGGTAGATATGTCATACAGGGTGAGCTACAGAAAAATCCAAGTAAGCAAGTTGTCACTAAAACACCATTACGTAGCACGAGTGCGCAGGTAGGCGAACCTGTCAATGCGAGTGTCAAGTCTGACATGCTAGCAAATATGGCTGCGCTTAAGAACATGAGCGCTAAAACGCCATTCTTTTATACCGCAGTACCGGGTGTTATCTGGGGAGCAACGCTAGAAGGCGTGCCGTTTTTACTATCAGATGATGCGCAGTACATTACCGATGGTGAAATATCAGTCATCGAAAATGGTCAATTTATCGGCCTCGATGAGAACTTTGAAAAACGTAAAAACCAGTCGGTGTTTGCGTCATTGGATAAAAACCAGCTGATTACTTATCCAGCAACCACTACTGAGAGAGCCGTTATCTATGTGGCGGATGATGTGAATTGCCCTTACTGCCGCCGACTGCATCAGCAAGTGCCCTCGCTTAATGCAAAAGGCGTGACGGTTAATGTCATCGGCTATCCGATATATGAGGCGTCACCGAAGCAGATGCGTGGTATCTGGTGCCAAGCGAATGAAGACAGTCGTCGTCAGGCATTTGACAAGGCAATGCTGACAGGTGAAATGACACCTGCATCAGCAAGTTGTACGGTTGACCATGTGACACCCAATCGTGAAAAAGCAGCTGGACTTGCGGTAATGGCGACGCCTGCCATCTATCGTGAAGATGGCGTGCTATATCAGGCGAGTTTTGAGAGTCCAGAATTTCTAGAATTCTTGGGTGTTGAATAATTGATTGGTATGGTTAAGTGTTTCAACAGTTCAAATACTTAAGATATTGGACTGCTAAACAAAGTAGAAAAACCGCCCTATGAATCAGTTCATAAGGCGGTTTTTTTTGGTTCTATTCAGAGGTTTTTGCGTCTCAAAAGCTGTCTTAAATAATTTATGGTAAGACGATATCAACGATTTTCCAATTGATAAGCCCTTCACGCTGCATCTCGATAGTGAGAGGATAGCCTTTTACCTGACCACTAATACTAAAGCAGTTAATACCGCAGTAGCTCAGCGTTGGCTTCTCGCTGTCATTGCCTTGGGCGACTTGCTGCTCAAGTTCGGCAGCTTGTTTTTTCATGACTTGCTGCATTTGGCTTTTGACCACGGCATCGACATCACCGCGCTGAATAATTAAGCTCTGAATTAGGTTTTTCAAGTCAACTTGATTGCTAGCGATGGCCCATGCTGCGGCTAGCTCTTTGGTTGCTGTATTGGCTTGACCTTGGGTATTAATCACTTTTTCGATATTCTGCGGGGTGATGGCCCCTTCAACTGCCTGCGCGATAAAACCATTCGCGGCTTGGGTCAACGGCTCACCACCCAATTCAGAAATTAATGGATACTTAGTCATTGTCGTCGCAAATTGGCTGGTTAGCTGGTTTTGGACGCTTGGTCGCACTTGCTCATAATCAATAGCCGCTGCGATAGTGGCACCATCTTTATCGTCATAAGCGTTTTTGAGCTGATAAGCACTGTAATAAGGCGAGCCTGCATACACTGCTACCGCAATGATGATTAATAGAATAACCAGCTTTTTCATAAGACTTGATACCTTGTCGCAATCGTCATCACTATGAGTATAAATGACCGTAGATGTGACGGTAAATATTAGCACGACTATGCACCGCTCAGGTACGAAAAGCTTTGCAGTAACCTTAATGAATCGTTTGGCTTTTGCCGCAGCGATGCCAACTGCTAATTTCATCATTTAAGAGCTTGATAAATCAGCAGACCATCTCCATAAATAGCGCAAACTTTTTATAATTGATTTGGCTAAGCAGCCTTCACCGTATTTGTTGGTTAAGTCTAAGCATTATGGTTCTATAGCTTGGTGAGTTATTATGTTTCATGTGAAACGTAATACATATCCACTAGCTAAGAACCACGAATAAGATTAAGACAATTATCAACTGAGCTGATGATTTGACGAACCGGTGTGGCTGTAAAGACGATAGGAGAGA includes the following:
- a CDS encoding DsrE family protein, coding for MANTTDYVGTLFDNSESNPSKITLAFTMAGVALKKGHSATVILMVDAVHLAKPNALDNVDIGDPFEPAGELLEAFIEKGGQVLVCGACMKHNGVEESDIDKRFEVISGDDVVELLMNAKGSLQLN
- a CDS encoding YheT family hydrolase, whose protein sequence is MSTSTKPFSPAPFKPPFWLTNPHLQSILPKFFAPKAPTYRRVVEKDSLDESDIAYDFYDAHPIEASKDGELEQTPLIVLFHGMEGSSDSHYARALAYQMHAQGWHFVVAHFRSCGGIPASGTVFYNAGDTDEVHHALQNLREQYANIYAVGVSLGGNALAKYMGEYEDKVLCKGAVVISAPVDMSSAAITMHSFLSHRIYTPYLLNPIIKKALANDLTQDEINSIKAANRISDFDDIFTAPRHGYRSKNDYYHTASAMPYLRNVTHPLLLISAKDDPFIGFTATPNDVSESVTILDTDHGGHIGYLRYRSDNGQAKNKSSVTDDKKSKTSKFDINWIPETVSAYFNWIGVASTSEPSQDVVSDNK
- a CDS encoding acyl-CoA thioesterase produces the protein MYPFIRYASTIAHAALKAKKGDTLTFKDTSEIQFRCRLSDIDNFLEMNNGRVFTLYDLGRMDFAVRTGLGKQLLKKRWGLVIAGSTIQYRKRIRAFQKVTLKTKIVGIDARWLYIEQSMWVKGQPCSSGLLRTGVTKGGRVIYTAQVLAALGQSDWDLPPTGYVAEWIKSDADRPWPPIDTAD
- a CDS encoding DUF2798 domain-containing protein, which codes for MANFPTIRIRTRRKYYRLIFTGLMAMMMSLIISTALLVVKQGFIDGFFMELMHSWGLAFMFAWPSAYICAYLVQEHVLSRIEFY
- the oppD gene encoding oligopeptide ABC transporter ATP-binding protein OppD gives rise to the protein MSMQDSNSAPEKIDSTVRKVGADSVLNTQAHQAKQVSQESSLLAVKDLSVQFKTEDGLVTAVNGLNFNLHDGETLGIVGESGSGKSQTAFAIMGLLAKNGRTKGSVKFEGNELLGLSQKALNKIRAEQIAMIFQDPMTSLNPYMKIGDQLAEVLILHKGMSKKDAWAESICMLDAVKIPEAKKRIGMYPHEFSGGMRQRVMIAMALLCRPKLLIADEPTTALDVTVQAQIMVLLNELKRDFGTTIIMITHDLGVVAGICDRVLVMYAGRTMAYGETEEIFYTPTHPYTIGLLKAIPRLDDDKGKLETIPGSPPNLLNLPTGCPFHERCTHAMDICRDVPPPLEFLPNERQRACYWHPEMQIDDAGDVTKGMATDTDPKTNINNLSTLEG
- a CDS encoding disulfide isomerase DsbC N-terminal domain-containing protein, with amino-acid sequence MTLPVLKSASLISVILLATTACAQPSSADANSNNVTQNTQNSQADQAVSATVDKRLRQVLTQAGIKTQITSIVPSKLPNMYQVNLAGQLPLHITEDGRYVIQGELQKNPSKQVVTKTPLRSTSAQVGEPVNASVKSDMLANMAALKNMSAKTPFFYTAVPGVIWGATLEGVPFLLSDDAQYITDGEISVIENGQFIGLDENFEKRKNQSVFASLDKNQLITYPATTTERAVIYVADDVNCPYCRRLHQQVPSLNAKGVTVNVIGYPIYEASPKQMRGIWCQANEDSRRQAFDKAMLTGEMTPASASCTVDHVTPNREKAAGLAVMATPAIYREDGVLYQASFESPEFLEFLGVE
- a CDS encoding pseudouridine synthase; this encodes MRLDKFISKATELSRKESKKIMHAGEITVNDQVVKDPGLHVDVVNDDVMWAGEPLSVAAGNRYILLYKPEGFECTLKVKEYPIVTELIAVPELGSLRIAGRLDVDTTGALLMSDDGGWLHRVTSPKHEHAKVYELTLADAMDSDAQEKAVKKVAEGILLEGDYEPTKPAILEFIDEKHARLTLEQGKYHQVKRMMGYFGNRVTELHRASIGHINLEGLEKGDSRFLTPEEVAKF
- the oppC gene encoding oligopeptide ABC transporter permease OppC, translated to MSLTVDQPTELMELPIKVIKGRSLWQDAWRRFYQNKAAVTSFFILLLVGMFVIFVPMLAPFGYAETDWNFMQSAPSIENKHYFGTDSLGRDLLVRTAVGGRISLLVGIAGATVAVLVGTVYGATSGYLGGKVDMIMMRFLEILSAFPFMFFVILLVTIFGRNLILIFVAIGLVSWLDVARIVRGQTLSLKSKEFIEAAHVGGVSGFNIILRHIVPNVLGVVVVYASLLVPTMILFESFLSFLGLGVQEPMTSWGALLQEGSQTMQVAPWQILIPSAFLVITLFCFNFIGDGLRDAFDPKDR
- the oppF gene encoding murein tripeptide/oligopeptide ABC transporter ATP binding protein OppF, with amino-acid sequence MTLSNIGIVKESQAPLLQVQDVHTTFNIKQKGTYFWHKPDTLKAVNGVSFELFAGETLGVVGESGCGKSTLARTIIGLVRANAGSIKFGDEEIVGASKKTMRIKRKDIQMIFQDPLASLNPRMTVGDIIAEPLRTYYPEMKKSDVQDEVRTMMKKVGLLSNQINRYPHEFSGGQCQRIGIARALILKPKIIICDEPVSALDVSIQAQVINLLQDIQQEMGLALIFIAHDLSVIKHIADRVLVMYLGHAVELGINEAVYGNPTHPYTQALMSAVPLPDPIAERNKVIQLLEGDLPSPINPPSGCVFRTRCPIADSECAQIKPVLEGTLDHRVACLKNKVEL
- the oppB gene encoding oligopeptide ABC transporter permease OppB, which encodes MLKLIFRRILEAIPTMFVLITVSFFMMRLAPGSPFTSERSLSPAVLANIEAKYNLNDPMWLQYVNYLKQLALGDFGPSFKYKDYTVNELLSQSFPVSMELGLYAFILALVLGLILGVIAALKQNSWMDYILMAFAMTGVVIPSFVKAPLLVLVFAILLQWLPAGGWNDGAVRNLILPVTALALAYVASIARIMRGSMIEVMNSQYIRTAKSKGLPMRRIVMKHALRPALLPVISYLGPAFVGIITGSIVIETIFGLPGIGQLFVNGALNRDYGVVLSLTILVGVLTIAFNAIVDILYAIIDPKIQY
- a CDS encoding YigZ family protein, translating into MSYQTLKRAVTTRLEIKKSEFIAYAYPVTSREQAMFHVEQLREQYADARHFCWAYIIGDPDNTTSAGFDDDGEPSGTAGRPILNVLQHKSIGNVIVIVVRYFGGIKLGAGGLTRAYAGSAQAAVDEMILNPYVPMTQIQILAEFATEAQCRYMLESLGGHIDDVAYSKQVTLTATLAEADVENLKARLAMDGRVLDKPE